In Apilactobacillus bombintestini, one genomic interval encodes:
- a CDS encoding putative DNA-binding protein — MEIEKNYRINSLFEFYRPLLTDKQDNYIQLYYADDYSLGEISEEFDVSRQAVYDNIRRTEVILEKYESQLHLYADFVKRNEQTDAIRNYVHEHYPSDAQLNHLVDELENTEEK; from the coding sequence TTGGAAATTGAAAAGAACTATCGAATCAATTCTTTGTTTGAATTTTATAGACCACTGCTTACCGATAAGCAAGATAATTATATCCAGTTATACTATGCTGATGATTATTCATTAGGAGAGATTTCTGAAGAATTCGATGTAAGTCGACAAGCAGTATATGATAATATTAGACGTACGGAAGTAATTCTAGAAAAATATGAATCACAATTACATTTGTATGCTGATTTCGTTAAACGAAATGAACAAACGGATGCAATTAGGAATTACGTACATGAGCATTACCCTAGTGATGCACAACTAAATCATTTAGTAGATGAATTAGAAAATACCGAAGAAAAGTGA
- the ffh gene encoding signal recognition particle protein has translation MAFEGLTERLQKAMRNLRGKGKVSEADLRSTMREIRLALLEADVNFTVVRNFVKRVQTRSKGAEVLEGLNPAQQIVKIVDEELTKTMGEEAVPLNKSEKIPTVIMMAGLQGAGKTTTAGKLALKLKNENNARPLLIAADVYRPAAIDQLVTVGDQIDVPVFQQGTDVDPVEIVKNGMQQAKENHNDYVLIDTAGRLQIDEKLMDELKNIKSLVHPDEILLVVDAMTGQNAVNTAEGFNDALDITGVVLTKLDGDTRGGAALSIREVTKKPIKFIGQGEKMDALDVFHPDRMASRILGMGDILSLIEKTQKDYDEKQAKKLTEKMQNNTFGFEDFLDQLNQIQKMGPLDEIMKMIPGMANNPALKNVNMDPKDLEHIKAIIYSMTNEERNNPDVLNPSRRRRISRGSGRPIHEVNRMIKQFNQMKDMMNKMSNGNMAGMEQMMSNMGMGDSMPNMPGMGGGLGGKLSQMAMKRMSRKISKKMGKNKRKRKRRK, from the coding sequence ATGGCATTTGAAGGACTAACTGAGCGTCTTCAAAAAGCAATGCGTAATCTTCGTGGAAAAGGAAAGGTTTCAGAAGCTGATTTAAGATCAACTATGCGTGAAATCCGTTTAGCATTACTTGAAGCTGACGTTAACTTTACTGTAGTTAGAAACTTTGTAAAACGTGTGCAAACCCGTTCAAAAGGTGCAGAAGTTTTAGAAGGTTTAAATCCTGCTCAACAAATTGTCAAAATTGTTGATGAAGAATTAACTAAAACAATGGGTGAAGAAGCAGTCCCATTGAACAAATCTGAAAAAATTCCAACTGTTATTATGATGGCTGGTTTACAAGGTGCTGGTAAAACTACTACTGCCGGTAAATTGGCATTAAAATTAAAGAATGAAAATAATGCTCGTCCATTATTAATTGCAGCTGACGTTTACCGTCCAGCCGCTATTGATCAATTAGTAACTGTTGGTGACCAAATTGATGTTCCAGTATTTCAACAAGGTACCGATGTTGACCCGGTTGAAATTGTAAAAAATGGGATGCAACAAGCCAAAGAAAATCATAATGATTACGTCTTAATTGATACTGCCGGACGTTTGCAAATTGATGAAAAATTAATGGATGAATTAAAGAATATTAAGAGTTTAGTTCATCCCGATGAAATTCTATTGGTTGTTGATGCAATGACTGGTCAAAATGCTGTTAATACTGCTGAAGGTTTTAATGATGCTTTAGATATTACTGGTGTTGTATTAACTAAGTTAGATGGTGACACTCGTGGTGGTGCTGCTTTATCTATCAGAGAAGTAACTAAGAAGCCAATTAAATTTATTGGTCAAGGTGAAAAGATGGATGCCTTAGATGTATTCCATCCAGATAGAATGGCATCTCGTATCTTGGGAATGGGAGATATTTTATCTCTTATTGAAAAGACTCAAAAAGACTACGATGAAAAGCAAGCCAAAAAGCTAACTGAAAAGATGCAAAATAATACATTTGGATTTGAAGATTTTCTTGATCAATTGAATCAAATTCAAAAAATGGGACCATTGGATGAAATCATGAAGATGATTCCAGGAATGGCTAATAATCCTGCTTTAAAGAATGTTAATATGGATCCTAAGGATTTAGAACACATTAAAGCAATTATCTATTCTATGACTAATGAAGAAAGAAATAATCCAGATGTATTGAATCCATCTAGACGTCGTCGTATTTCTCGTGGTAGTGGACGTCCTATTCATGAAGTTAACCGTATGATTAAGCAATTTAATCAAATGAAAGACATGATGAATAAAATGTCTAACGGAAACATGGCTGGTATGGAACAAATGATGAGTAATATGGGTATGGGTGATTCTATGCCTAACATGCCAGGTATGGGTGGCGGCCTTGGTGGCAAGCTATCTCAAATGGCCATGAAACGTATGAGTCGTAAGATTAGTAAAAAGATGGGTAAAAATAAACGTAAACGTAAGAGACGTAAATAA
- a CDS encoding ATP-binding protein: MALGYDDALQAVKLIEKSGSVANLVGIAGIGKTALVQDLARQENAKLFTTVVSLSEKGDLAIPVPPLTSDSFIQTQKYGKLADVQFGYSHTLIQIIEHAERYPDEKIIWFLDEFNRGTVEVQSELMNLVLQRQINSLKLPEQVSIIIAENPDSSMDDFADSNYAVYDSDDAITDRTVRINMKVDVDSWIKWANENDCSAQVVDFIKNNPDYLYKGPDDIKPTPRAWERVSKFLNSITNLEDVNDQVLLEVISGNIGRTIATSFLNDLRKPDNKITIQDLTNDDLSVVLQKLHDVDEATKLDVISEFIDNVDDHVSDETANRIYQYVESLSEDGKYAAASHLINKTHIATSLYSKYESSDEQKKLYDKLVELAFKNYR; encoded by the coding sequence ATGGCACTAGGATATGATGATGCTCTACAAGCGGTAAAATTAATCGAAAAAAGTGGATCAGTGGCTAACTTAGTTGGAATTGCAGGTATAGGTAAAACTGCATTAGTACAAGATTTAGCTAGACAAGAGAACGCAAAGCTTTTTACTACTGTTGTAAGTTTATCTGAAAAAGGTGATTTAGCTATACCAGTTCCTCCATTGACCAGTGATTCTTTTATTCAAACACAAAAATATGGGAAGTTAGCTGACGTACAATTTGGTTATTCACATACATTAATACAAATTATTGAACATGCAGAACGTTATCCAGATGAAAAAATAATTTGGTTTCTAGATGAATTTAATCGAGGAACTGTGGAAGTACAAAGTGAATTAATGAATCTAGTTTTACAAAGACAAATAAATTCACTAAAACTTCCAGAACAAGTTTCTATAATCATAGCCGAAAATCCAGATAGCTCTATGGATGATTTTGCTGATAGTAATTACGCAGTATACGATAGTGATGATGCCATTACTGATAGAACAGTTAGAATTAATATGAAAGTAGATGTCGATTCCTGGATTAAATGGGCAAACGAAAATGATTGTAGTGCTCAAGTAGTAGATTTCATTAAGAACAATCCTGATTATTTATATAAGGGACCAGATGATATAAAACCCACACCTCGTGCATGGGAAAGAGTATCTAAATTTTTAAATAGCATTACTAATTTAGAAGATGTAAATGATCAAGTATTGTTAGAAGTTATTTCAGGAAATATAGGGAGAACAATTGCTACTAGTTTTTTAAATGATTTAAGAAAACCTGATAATAAAATTACGATACAAGATTTAACTAATGATGATTTATCTGTGGTTCTACAAAAATTACATGATGTAGATGAAGCTACTAAATTAGATGTTATTTCTGAATTTATTGATAATGTAGATGATCATGTGAGTGATGAAACTGCAAATCGTATATATCAGTATGTAGAAAGCTTAAGTGAAGATGGTAAATATGCAGCTGCATCACATCTTATAAATAAGACCCATATAGCTACTTCGTTATATAGTAAATATGAGTCTTCTGACGAACAAAAGAAGTTATATGATAAATTAGTCGAATTGGCTTTTAAAAACTATAGGTGA
- a CDS encoding VWA-like domain-containing protein: MDINAQLKEINSNENGATDTQMDNLVSAGILYLLNHDSLYGNILVNLNRKIDNNISSVLALKWFNNQLVLLMNPFKIRDFIATQQDLIDILQHICIHIIWLHPLRYKQPNNLADIAMDISVNQYVPHVYSQSWTLDKLSFNWNLELPKKKDSKDYLRLLSKFMPDKDKNGKGPLDNDEYKLVDDHKFLRDEDGSAIDKRDYLSKLINKAKQNTHNDNRGTMSHDVELQVKRDTLHKVSLKQIVGMAKRLSNKTKSSFARFNRRQPYRMELPGKISAHKTTINVFLDSSGSINNEQFSKMTAWIYELSNKNNMEIYLYPFDAEVKDQKKQRLTKNSEINNRVANGGTSYQAVFNFIAENQMRNNLNIILTDGKGETTLNNLRIKNVLWILIHLDDSLSVNNSVGKIIYLESISR; the protein is encoded by the coding sequence ATGGATATAAATGCACAACTCAAGGAAATTAATAGTAATGAAAATGGTGCAACTGATACACAAATGGATAATTTAGTGTCAGCTGGAATTTTATATTTATTAAATCATGATTCATTATATGGAAATATTTTAGTGAATTTAAACCGAAAAATAGATAATAATATATCTAGTGTGCTAGCTTTAAAGTGGTTCAATAATCAATTGGTATTATTGATGAATCCTTTTAAAATTAGAGATTTTATTGCAACACAACAAGATTTAATAGATATTTTGCAGCATATTTGCATTCATATTATTTGGTTGCATCCATTACGTTATAAGCAACCTAACAACTTAGCAGATATTGCTATGGATATTTCTGTTAATCAATATGTCCCACACGTATATTCGCAGTCATGGACTTTAGATAAGTTATCGTTTAACTGGAATTTGGAATTACCTAAGAAGAAAGATTCTAAAGATTATCTAAGGCTACTTAGCAAATTTATGCCTGACAAAGATAAAAATGGTAAGGGTCCCTTAGATAATGATGAGTATAAGTTAGTAGATGATCATAAGTTTCTACGTGATGAAGACGGAAGTGCCATTGATAAAAGAGATTATCTTTCTAAATTAATCAATAAGGCTAAGCAAAATACCCATAATGATAATCGAGGTACTATGTCTCACGATGTTGAATTACAGGTTAAACGTGATACATTGCATAAAGTAAGTTTGAAACAAATTGTGGGGATGGCGAAAAGATTGAGCAATAAAACTAAAAGTTCATTTGCTAGATTTAATCGACGTCAACCATATCGAATGGAATTACCAGGAAAAATATCTGCTCATAAAACAACCATTAACGTATTCTTGGATAGTTCTGGTTCTATAAATAATGAACAATTCAGTAAAATGACTGCTTGGATTTATGAATTATCTAACAAGAATAATATGGAAATATATTTATATCCTTTTGATGCAGAAGTAAAAGATCAAAAGAAACAGCGATTAACAAAAAACAGTGAAATAAATAATCGTGTTGCTAATGGTGGAACTTCATATCAAGCGGTATTTAACTTTATTGCAGAAAATCAAATGAGAAATAATTTGAATATAATTTTAACTGATGGCAAGGGAGAGACGACTTTAAATAATTTAAGAATTAAAAATGTTCTATGGATACTAATACATTTAGACGATTCTCTATCAGTTAATAATTCAGTGGGTAAAATAATATATTTGGAAAGCATAAGTAGGTGA
- the rpsP gene encoding 30S ribosomal protein S16, translating to MSVKIRLKRMGSKKRPFYRVVVADSRSPRDGRFIQTVGTYNPLTQPSTVKLEEDDIFEWLNKGAQPSDTVRNLLSDAGVMKKYHEAKYSKK from the coding sequence ATGTCTGTTAAAATTCGTTTGAAGAGAATGGGTTCAAAGAAACGTCCTTTCTACCGTGTGGTAGTTGCTGATTCACGTAGCCCTCGTGATGGTCGTTTTATCCAAACTGTTGGTACTTACAACCCATTAACTCAACCAAGCACTGTTAAACTTGAAGAAGACGATATCTTCGAATGGTTAAACAAGGGTGCTCAACCATCAGATACTGTTCGTAACTTATTATCTGATGCTGGTGTTATGAAGAAATATCACGAAGCTAAATACTCAAAGAAATAA
- a CDS encoding KH domain-containing protein translates to MTNFDELIKKIVKPLVEYPEDVIINHGESDRFYEYYLSTNPSDVGRIIGKKGHVAQTIRTIVYSARISGEKRVRLIIDDGKSKNS, encoded by the coding sequence ATGACTAATTTTGATGAGCTTATTAAAAAGATAGTAAAACCACTGGTGGAATATCCAGAGGATGTTATCATTAATCATGGTGAATCTGATCGTTTTTATGAGTATTATTTATCTACCAATCCATCGGATGTAGGTAGAATAATTGGTAAAAAGGGACACGTAGCGCAAACAATTCGTACGATTGTTTATAGTGCTCGTATTTCTGGTGAAAAGCGTGTTAGATTAATTATCGATGATGGTAAAAGTAAAAACTCTTAA
- the rimM gene encoding ribosome maturation factor RimM (Essential for efficient processing of 16S rRNA), whose product MDFYNIGKIVNTQGIRGEVRVMSITDFPEKRFKKGNEVYAFLNNGKQEKLVIDGVRSHKNFILLHFEGKPTINDVEYLKPSELKISADQQDDDDLQPGEYYYHQIIGLNVQNTNGEHIGTIKEILSPGANDVWVVQRDNKSDLLLPKIDSVILDVNLDDEIVTVDIPGGLDDED is encoded by the coding sequence ATGGATTTTTATAATATTGGTAAAATCGTAAATACTCAAGGTATCCGCGGAGAAGTCAGAGTAATGTCTATTACTGATTTTCCTGAAAAAAGATTTAAAAAAGGCAACGAAGTTTATGCATTTTTAAATAATGGTAAGCAAGAAAAGCTTGTGATTGATGGCGTTAGAAGCCATAAAAACTTTATTTTATTGCATTTTGAAGGTAAGCCCACTATTAACGATGTTGAGTATTTAAAACCATCAGAACTTAAAATTTCAGCTGATCAACAAGATGATGATGATTTACAACCTGGTGAATATTACTATCATCAAATTATCGGATTAAATGTTCAAAATACTAATGGTGAACATATAGGAACTATAAAGGAAATACTATCTCCTGGTGCTAACGATGTATGGGTAGTGCAAAGAGATAATAAGTCTGATTTATTGTTACCTAAAATCGATTCAGTAATATTGGATGTTAATTTAGATGATGAAATAGTTACCGTTGATATTCCAGGAGGTTTGGATGATGAAGATTGA
- the trmD gene encoding tRNA (guanosine(37)-N1)-methyltransferase TrmD yields MKIDILSLFPDMFAGPLGDSILGKAKDKGLLDINITNFRDYTTNKHNNVDDYPFGGGAGMLLQAQPIFDALKHTQDVAADEGLPKGKIILMDPAGKTFDQHEAEKLSKEEHLTFICGHYEGYDERIKTLVTDEYSLGDFVLTGGELPAMVMIDSTVRLLPEVLGNSSSAPGDSFSTGLLEYPQYTRPADFRGMKVPEVLTSGNHQKIAEWKQKESLRKTFLRRPDLINYDNLTALQKKLLAEVKIEEEP; encoded by the coding sequence ATGAAGATTGATATTCTAAGTTTATTTCCTGATATGTTTGCAGGTCCTCTAGGAGATTCCATCCTAGGTAAAGCAAAAGATAAGGGATTATTAGATATTAATATTACCAACTTTCGTGATTACACCACTAATAAACATAACAATGTAGATGACTATCCATTTGGTGGTGGAGCCGGTATGTTATTACAAGCACAACCTATTTTTGATGCGCTTAAGCATACGCAAGATGTTGCTGCTGATGAAGGTCTACCTAAAGGTAAAATAATTTTAATGGACCCAGCTGGCAAAACATTTGATCAGCACGAAGCTGAAAAATTGTCCAAAGAAGAACATTTAACTTTTATATGTGGTCACTACGAAGGTTACGATGAAAGAATAAAGACTTTAGTTACAGATGAATATTCATTAGGTGATTTTGTATTAACCGGTGGTGAATTGCCTGCTATGGTTATGATTGATTCAACAGTTAGATTGTTACCAGAAGTTTTAGGTAATTCTTCATCTGCTCCTGGAGATTCTTTTTCTACCGGTTTATTAGAATATCCACAATATACACGTCCTGCAGATTTCAGAGGAATGAAAGTGCCAGAAGTATTAACTAGTGGTAATCATCAAAAAATAGCTGAATGGAAGCAAAAAGAATCTTTGCGTAAGACTTTCTTAAGAAGACCTGATCTTATCAATTATGATAATTTAACGGCTTTACAAAAGAAACTATTAGCTGAAGTTAAAATTGAAGAAGAACCATAA
- the rplS gene encoding 50S ribosomal protein L19, whose amino-acid sequence MRQNKLIEKINKEQLKSDVPEFRAGDSVRVSVKVIEGKNERIQVFDGVVIKRHGTGIQATYTVRKIASGVGVERIFPLHSPRVAKLEVTRRGAVRRAKLYYLRDRQGKAARIKESRRR is encoded by the coding sequence ATGCGTCAAAACAAATTAATCGAAAAGATTAACAAGGAACAACTAAAGAGTGATGTTCCAGAATTCAGAGCCGGAGATAGCGTTAGAGTTTCTGTTAAAGTTATCGAAGGTAAGAACGAACGTATCCAAGTTTTTGATGGTGTTGTTATCAAACGCCACGGAACTGGTATCCAAGCAACTTACACTGTTCGTAAGATTGCTTCAGGTGTTGGTGTGGAACGTATCTTCCCACTACACTCACCACGTGTTGCTAAACTAGAAGTTACTCGTCGTGGTGCCGTTCGTCGTGCTAAGCTATACTACCTACGTGATCGTCAAGGTAAGGCTGCACGTATTAAGGAATCACGTCGTCGTTAA
- a CDS encoding C69 family dipeptidase, whose product MRKFPNYSECTSILVGKNASIDGSTMIGRNEDCKATWPKHFIVHPHKEYKKAPTFVSKENGFQLELPTTRYKYTATPEWTDKFGLFEEEGINEKGVAMSATESAYSNNYVLGFDPLLKDGISESSMVTVVLPYVDSARDAVSRLGSIVTKYGASESNGILFSDKDEVWYLEIGSGHHWVAMKIPDDSYAVVSNQLSIQNIDFNDKDNYMWSDGLQEFVNQYHLNPSDNNDFNFKQIFGTHDVSDMYYNNPRVWYGQRMFNPEIHQEPESFDMPFTRKPSHLISCADAKQFLASHYDGTPYDPIGNGTKEQRTKYRPISLAKAQESHVLQIRPNLPNEVAGIHWLSMGVAAQSVFVPFFAGITDTPKEYKIGDLTYNPESAYWIFKLVGILLDAHYNYFTDDVSSVQEKLNISFQQAILDVDKKAPDFDRHELSELVTKKSLECANLAMDEYKKLAYQMIAKSTDFSKLNYNTDANL is encoded by the coding sequence ATGCGTAAATTTCCTAATTACTCTGAATGTACTAGTATTTTAGTAGGAAAAAATGCTTCTATTGATGGTTCCACCATGATAGGAAGAAATGAAGATTGTAAGGCAACTTGGCCTAAACATTTCATAGTGCATCCACATAAAGAATATAAAAAAGCACCTACTTTTGTATCTAAAGAAAATGGTTTCCAATTAGAATTGCCTACCACAAGATATAAATATACTGCTACTCCTGAATGGACTGATAAATTTGGTTTATTTGAAGAGGAAGGTATTAATGAAAAAGGCGTAGCAATGAGTGCTACCGAAAGTGCTTATTCCAATAACTATGTATTAGGATTTGATCCATTATTAAAAGATGGAATTAGTGAATCCTCTATGGTAACAGTGGTTTTACCATATGTAGATTCTGCTCGTGATGCTGTAAGTCGATTAGGTTCCATTGTAACTAAATATGGTGCTAGCGAAAGTAACGGTATTCTCTTCTCTGATAAAGACGAAGTATGGTACCTAGAAATTGGCTCTGGACATCATTGGGTTGCTATGAAGATTCCTGATGATAGTTACGCTGTAGTATCTAATCAATTATCTATTCAAAACATTGATTTTAATGATAAAGATAACTATATGTGGTCTGATGGGTTACAAGAATTTGTTAACCAATATCATTTAAATCCATCTGACAATAATGATTTTAACTTTAAACAAATTTTCGGTACTCATGACGTTTCAGATATGTACTACAATAATCCACGTGTTTGGTATGGACAACGCATGTTTAATCCAGAAATTCATCAAGAACCCGAAAGTTTTGACATGCCATTTACTAGAAAACCATCTCATTTAATTTCCTGCGCGGATGCCAAACAATTTTTAGCTTCTCATTATGATGGAACTCCATATGATCCTATTGGTAATGGAACTAAAGAACAACGTACTAAGTATCGTCCTATTAGTTTAGCTAAAGCCCAAGAATCACATGTATTACAAATTAGACCTAACCTTCCTAATGAAGTAGCCGGCATACACTGGTTATCTATGGGAGTTGCTGCACAAAGTGTATTTGTTCCATTCTTTGCAGGCATTACTGATACTCCTAAGGAATACAAAATTGGTGATTTAACTTATAATCCAGAATCAGCATACTGGATATTTAAATTAGTGGGTATTCTACTAGATGCTCATTACAACTACTTCACTGATGATGTCTCCAGTGTTCAAGAAAAATTAAATATTTCATTCCAACAAGCTATATTAGATGTAGATAAAAAAGCACCTGATTTTGACAGACATGAATTAAGCGAATTAGTAACTAAAAAGAGTTTAGAATGTGCTAACTTAGCCATGGATGAATATAAAAAATTAGCATATCAAATGATTGCTAAATCCACTGATTTCTCAAAATTGAATTATAATACTGATGCTAACTTATAA
- a CDS encoding 2-hydroxymuconate tautomerase, which yields MPLVHIDLIEGRTEEQLKGLVADVTDAIVKNTGAPAEHVHIVLNEMQKNRYSVAGKLKSEEK from the coding sequence ATGCCATTAGTACATATTGATTTAATTGAAGGTAGAACCGAAGAACAACTTAAAGGATTGGTTGCAGATGTTACTGACGCAATCGTAAAAAATACTGGAGCACCTGCAGAACATGTACACATTGTTTTAAATGAAATGCAAAAGAACCGTTACAGTGTTGCAGGTAAATTAAAGAGTGAAGAAAAATAA
- the glpK gene encoding glycerol kinase GlpK → MKNEQYIMSIDEGTTSVRAMIFNHQGEVVSKSQKEITQFFPHSGWVEHDANEIWDAVQSVISESLIHSKIPPYKIRGIGITNQRETAVMWDRITGEPIHNAIVWQSKQTSDIADDLKNAGYTKMIHEKTGLVIDSYFSATKIKWLLDHVPGSREKAASGDILFGTIDTWLLWKLTGGHVHATDYSNASRTMLFNIHTLEWDEDILKILDIPKAILPEVKSSSEIYGYTAGYAFYGVQIPVSGIAGDQQAALFGQLALEPGNVKNTYGTGSFIVMNTGEEPILSEHGLLTTIAYGIDGKVNYALEGSVFVAGSAIQWLRDGLRLINDASETESLAKKSGDNHDVYVVPAFTGLGAPYWDQKSRGAIFGLTRGTTKEDLVKATLDSLAYQTKDVVNIMIEDTELDLTRLKVDGGAAKNDYLMQFQSDILNTPIEKPAISETTALGAAYLSGLAVGFWQDIDEIKQLKTKRDEFYPQMSEDKRNSYYEGWKLAVKSTQTFRPKTND, encoded by the coding sequence ATGAAAAACGAACAATATATAATGTCCATTGATGAGGGAACAACTAGTGTTCGTGCAATGATTTTTAATCATCAAGGCGAAGTGGTAAGTAAATCACAAAAAGAAATTACTCAATTTTTCCCTCATTCTGGATGGGTTGAACATGATGCCAATGAAATTTGGGATGCTGTGCAATCAGTTATTTCTGAATCATTAATTCATTCTAAAATACCTCCATACAAAATAAGAGGAATTGGAATTACTAACCAACGTGAAACTGCTGTTATGTGGGATCGTATCACCGGTGAACCTATTCATAACGCAATTGTATGGCAATCTAAACAAACTAGTGATATTGCAGATGACTTAAAAAATGCTGGATATACTAAGATGATCCATGAAAAGACTGGATTGGTGATTGATTCATACTTTTCTGCTACTAAGATTAAATGGTTGTTAGATCATGTACCAGGTAGTAGAGAGAAAGCCGCTAGTGGTGATATTTTATTTGGAACCATTGATACTTGGCTATTGTGGAAATTAACCGGTGGACATGTACATGCTACTGATTATTCCAATGCTAGTCGTACCATGTTATTTAATATTCATACTTTAGAGTGGGATGAAGATATCCTAAAGATATTGGATATTCCTAAGGCGATATTGCCGGAAGTTAAATCTTCATCAGAAATTTATGGATATACAGCTGGATACGCATTTTATGGAGTACAAATTCCTGTATCTGGAATCGCTGGTGATCAACAAGCAGCATTATTTGGTCAATTAGCCTTAGAGCCAGGAAATGTCAAAAATACTTATGGAACAGGTTCCTTTATTGTGATGAATACAGGAGAAGAACCTATTTTGTCCGAACATGGTTTATTAACTACCATTGCTTATGGAATTGATGGTAAAGTTAATTACGCTCTAGAAGGTAGTGTTTTTGTAGCTGGTTCTGCCATTCAATGGTTAAGAGATGGCTTACGTTTAATTAATGATGCTTCAGAAACAGAATCATTAGCTAAAAAATCTGGCGATAATCATGACGTATACGTCGTTCCAGCTTTCACAGGTTTAGGAGCACCTTACTGGGACCAAAAGAGCAGAGGAGCTATTTTTGGGCTTACTAGAGGTACTACTAAGGAAGACTTGGTTAAAGCTACGCTGGATTCATTAGCATATCAAACTAAAGACGTAGTTAATATCATGATTGAAGATACAGAATTAGATTTAACTCGTCTAAAAGTAGACGGTGGAGCTGCTAAAAATGATTATTTGATGCAATTCCAATCTGATATCTTAAATACTCCAATAGAAAAGCCAGCAATATCAGAAACTACTGCTTTAGGGGCTGCATACTTGTCTGGTCTAGCGGTAGGTTTCTGGCAAGATATTGATGAAATAAAACAATTAAAGACTAAACGCGATGAATTCTACCCACAAATGAGTGAAGATAAGCGAAATAGTTATTATGAAGGTTGGAAGTTAGCAGTTAAAAGTACACAAACCTTTCGTCCTAAAACCAATGATTAG
- a CDS encoding Cof-type HAD-IIB family hydrolase has product MDKKLIAIDLDGTTLNNNSEITTETVNTLNKLMDLGHIVNIVTGRPPRLVTDIYNEIGLNDPLISFNGSLGFNPLGEWSKAYEYNIDKSIVFDILKHKDEIGVNLMAVEGKELFLANEEAKDTVGFFPTQLEEHQIINEANLTSNPVCLTLQIEPSKMNDFMQYIKDNYEDELEISPWGGNDSIVELATKDISKKTGIKVLSDYYEIGRNNILAFGDEFNDESMLKYAGLGVAMKNGQPKIKALANDVTEYSNDENGLAKYLNHYFDL; this is encoded by the coding sequence ATGGATAAAAAACTTATTGCTATTGACCTAGATGGAACTACATTAAACAATAATTCCGAAATTACAACCGAAACGGTTAATACTCTAAATAAGTTAATGGATTTAGGACATATTGTCAATATTGTAACTGGACGTCCACCACGTTTAGTTACGGATATATATAATGAAATTGGCCTTAATGATCCATTAATTAGTTTTAACGGTAGTTTAGGTTTTAACCCACTAGGTGAATGGTCTAAAGCATATGAATATAATATAGATAAAAGTATTGTCTTTGACATCTTAAAGCACAAAGATGAAATCGGCGTTAATTTGATGGCTGTTGAAGGAAAAGAACTATTCTTGGCTAATGAAGAAGCTAAAGATACAGTAGGCTTTTTCCCTACTCAACTAGAAGAACATCAAATTATCAATGAAGCTAATTTAACTAGCAATCCAGTTTGTTTAACACTACAAATTGAACCTTCTAAAATGAATGACTTTATGCAATATATTAAAGATAATTATGAAGATGAACTAGAAATTTCTCCTTGGGGTGGCAATGACTCTATCGTAGAACTAGCCACTAAGGATATTAGTAAGAAGACTGGTATTAAAGTACTATCTGATTACTATGAAATTGGCCGTAATAACATTCTTGCCTTTGGTGATGAATTCAACGACGAAAGTATGCTTAAATATGCGGGCTTAGGAGTAGCCATGAAGAATGGTCAACCTAAGATTAAAGCATTAGCTAATGATGTTACCGAATATAGCAATGATGAAAATGGTTTAGCTAAATACTTAAACCATTACTTCGATCTATAA